Proteins encoded in a region of the Brevundimonas vesicularis genome:
- a CDS encoding extensin family protein — protein MKRDLADMWNLVWELALLVCAGFALLNAFAPPQDLPWKPLDLDRPLGRATTAKVAAFDVPTAATPEAVEGATEACMQALRNAGVQVERAPDRDDGGFCVVRGAVRITGGEVTPLAPADVVMQCPLAVRYVIWDRQVLRPASRDIMGSAPARVENYGTYSCRRIYGSQDEAERPSEHAKANALDVAAVTLKDGRTVSVLNDWRGDGPAGEPGGRFLHALRDGACQVFSTVLTPDYNAAHANHLHIDGAARGLCR, from the coding sequence ATGAAGCGCGATCTGGCGGACATGTGGAATCTGGTGTGGGAGCTGGCGCTGCTGGTCTGCGCCGGCTTTGCGTTGTTGAACGCCTTCGCTCCGCCCCAGGACCTGCCGTGGAAGCCGCTGGATCTGGATCGTCCGCTGGGCCGCGCGACCACCGCAAAGGTCGCCGCCTTCGATGTGCCGACCGCCGCCACCCCCGAGGCTGTCGAGGGCGCGACCGAGGCCTGTATGCAGGCGCTGCGCAATGCGGGGGTTCAGGTCGAACGCGCGCCCGACCGTGACGACGGCGGCTTCTGCGTGGTGCGCGGGGCGGTGCGGATCACGGGCGGCGAGGTGACGCCGCTGGCCCCCGCCGATGTCGTCATGCAGTGCCCGCTGGCGGTCCGCTACGTCATCTGGGATCGACAGGTGCTGCGCCCGGCCTCGCGCGACATTATGGGCTCGGCGCCCGCGCGGGTGGAGAATTACGGCACCTATTCGTGCCGCCGCATCTACGGCTCGCAGGACGAGGCCGAGCGGCCCAGCGAACATGCCAAAGCCAATGCGCTGGATGTCGCAGCGGTGACTTTGAAGGACGGTCGGACCGTCAGCGTTCTGAACGATTGGCGCGGCGATGGGCCCGCAGGCGAGCCGGGCGGCCGCTTCCTGCACGCCTTGCGCGACGGGGCCTGCCAGGTGTTCTCGACGGTGTTGACCCCCGACTACAACGCCGCCCACGCCAACCATCTCCACATCGACGGGGCTGCGCGGGGCCTCTGTCGTTAA
- the ppk2 gene encoding polyphosphate kinase 2, with amino-acid sequence MGKKSDAYDAELEQIQLAIVQTQAWSIEHGSRVVIVLEGRDTAGKDGAIKRLTEHMSPRQTRVIALPKPSDRETSQWYFQRYVPHLPAAGETVIFNRSWYNRAGVEPVMGYCTPEQYAQFMTDAPRFERMLTDDGIILIKIWLDISRKEQAKRLKERREDPLKKFKLSSLDAEAEARFDAYSDARDRMLDETDRDYAPWTVVATDDKKTARLNIGRYILSVLSHTSIDIKKPDPDVVFSAGKAKGKLAR; translated from the coding sequence ATGGGAAAAAAATCCGACGCCTATGACGCCGAGTTGGAGCAGATCCAGCTGGCGATCGTCCAGACCCAGGCCTGGAGCATCGAGCATGGCTCGCGAGTGGTCATCGTGCTGGAGGGGCGCGACACCGCCGGCAAGGACGGCGCGATCAAGCGCCTGACCGAACATATGTCGCCGCGCCAGACCCGCGTCATCGCCCTGCCCAAACCCAGCGACCGCGAGACCAGCCAGTGGTATTTCCAGCGCTATGTCCCGCACCTTCCGGCCGCGGGCGAGACGGTGATCTTCAACCGGTCCTGGTACAACCGCGCCGGGGTCGAGCCAGTCATGGGCTATTGCACGCCCGAGCAGTACGCCCAGTTCATGACCGACGCCCCGCGCTTCGAGCGGATGCTGACCGACGACGGGATCATCCTGATCAAGATCTGGCTGGATATCTCGCGCAAGGAGCAGGCCAAGCGGCTCAAGGAACGCCGCGAGGATCCGTTGAAGAAGTTCAAGCTGTCGTCGCTGGACGCCGAGGCCGAGGCGCGGTTCGACGCCTATTCCGACGCCCGCGACCGGATGTTGGACGAGACCGACCGCGACTATGCGCCCTGGACCGTCGTCGCCACCGACGACAAGAAGACGGCGCGATTGAACATCGGCCGCTACATCCTGTCGGTGTTGAGCCACACGAGCATCGACATCAAGAAGCCGGATCCCGACGTCGTGTTCAGCGCCGGAAAGGCCAAGGGCAAACTGGCGCGCTAA
- a CDS encoding Rieske (2Fe-2S) protein — MSEAAEAPGERKRVWKTPPGVALCAEGDIADPGSRGFVLQIGEAFFHGFVVRKDGQVAGWVDRCPHAGFPIAMEIDRYLTPDGALILCGWHGAVFEPLTGECKGGPCAGGRLTPWPVAASGGIVRTA; from the coding sequence GTGTCTGAAGCGGCCGAGGCGCCGGGCGAGCGCAAACGGGTCTGGAAGACGCCGCCCGGCGTGGCCCTGTGCGCCGAGGGCGACATCGCCGACCCCGGCTCGCGCGGCTTCGTGCTGCAGATCGGCGAGGCCTTCTTCCACGGCTTCGTGGTCAGGAAGGACGGTCAGGTCGCGGGCTGGGTCGATCGCTGCCCGCACGCCGGCTTTCCGATCGCGATGGAGATCGACCGCTATCTGACGCCGGACGGCGCGCTGATCCTGTGCGGCTGGCATGGGGCGGTGTTCGAACCGCTGACCGGCGAATGCAAGGGCGGCCCCTGCGCGGGCGGGCGGCTAACACCTTGGCCGGTGGCGGCCTCTGGCGGGATCGTCAGAACGGCCTGA
- a CDS encoding NAD(P)H-dependent glycerol-3-phosphate dehydrogenase: MEFRTAGVIGAGAWGTALAQVCVRAGLDTTLQAREQQLVETLRATRANDLYLPGVPLADELKFTADLADLGDCDVILAVPPAQHMRATLTAFAPHYRAGVPVVLCSKGVERGTMKLMTEVLAETLPAAPAAVLSGPSFAGEVSRGLPTAVTLACADQGPGEALLNTLSAPGFRPYLATDLVGAEAGGALKNVLAIACGISEGRQLGRSAHAALITRGFAEMTRLAVAMGGQAETVAGLCGLGDLVLTCSSPQSRNMSLGLALGQGQTVEQALAGKRSVAEGYESAPAVRELAARLGVEIPISEGVAALLAGEIDVDGLIDGLLSRPLKAERV; encoded by the coding sequence ATGGAATTCCGCACGGCAGGGGTCATCGGCGCGGGCGCCTGGGGCACGGCTCTGGCGCAGGTGTGCGTTCGGGCCGGACTGGACACGACCTTGCAGGCGCGCGAGCAGCAGTTGGTCGAGACGCTGCGGGCGACGCGGGCCAACGACCTCTATCTGCCCGGCGTGCCGCTGGCCGACGAATTGAAATTCACCGCCGATCTGGCTGATCTGGGCGACTGCGACGTGATCCTGGCGGTGCCGCCGGCCCAGCATATGCGCGCCACGCTGACGGCGTTTGCGCCACACTATCGCGCCGGCGTGCCGGTGGTGCTGTGCTCCAAGGGCGTCGAGCGCGGCACGATGAAGCTGATGACCGAGGTGCTGGCCGAGACCCTGCCGGCCGCGCCCGCCGCCGTCCTGTCCGGTCCCAGTTTCGCGGGCGAGGTGTCGCGCGGCCTGCCGACCGCAGTGACCCTGGCCTGCGCCGATCAGGGGCCGGGCGAGGCCTTGCTGAATACCCTGTCGGCGCCGGGCTTCCGACCCTATCTGGCGACCGATCTGGTGGGCGCCGAGGCGGGTGGCGCGCTCAAGAACGTCCTGGCCATAGCCTGCGGCATCTCCGAGGGGCGTCAGTTGGGCCGCAGCGCCCACGCCGCTTTGATCACGCGCGGCTTTGCGGAAATGACCCGCCTTGCCGTCGCCATGGGGGGGCAGGCGGAGACGGTGGCGGGCCTATGCGGCCTGGGCGACCTCGTCCTGACCTGCTCCAGCCCCCAGTCGCGCAACATGAGCCTGGGTCTGGCCCTGGGTCAGGGCCAGACGGTCGAACAGGCCCTGGCCGGCAAACGGTCGGTGGCGGAAGGCTATGAGAGCGCGCCGGCGGTTCGCGAACTGGCCGCGCGTCTGGGCGTGGAAATCCCGATCTCCGAAGGCGTCGCCGCCCTGCTGGCCGGCGAGATCGATGTCGATGGTCTGATCGACGGTCTGTTGTCGCGCCCGTTGAAGGCCGAACGTGTCTGA
- the tsaD gene encoding tRNA (adenosine(37)-N6)-threonylcarbamoyltransferase complex transferase subunit TsaD — protein MSADYSSGAKSATGRDVRPLTVLGLETSCDETAASVVRLTGGRAEVLSSIVHSQIDDHAAYGGVVPEIAARSHVEMIAEVTRRAMAEADMGYDGLDGIAATAGPGLVGGVMVGLCFGKAAALARGLPLVAVNHLEGHAVSARLGAEVAYPFLLLLVSGGHCQLLEVRGVGDMSRIGATIDDAAGEAFDKIAKALGLGYPGGPALERLAMQGDGSRIDLPRALLGRKDCDFSFSGLKTAAFRIAQTCETEQHKADLADAVQNAIARQLSDRSERALAAYAETHDHRLFVVAGGVAANKTIRATLQATAAKYGFDFLAPPMAYCTDNAAMIALAGAERLALGLTSDIDVVARPRWPLDEARALSDPSHKPGRKGAKA, from the coding sequence ATGTCCGCCGACTATAGCAGCGGCGCCAAGTCAGCAACTGGACGGGATGTCCGGCCGCTGACGGTGCTGGGCCTGGAGACCAGTTGCGACGAGACCGCCGCCTCGGTCGTGCGCCTGACGGGCGGTCGGGCGGAGGTGCTGTCCTCGATCGTTCATAGCCAGATCGACGATCATGCGGCCTATGGCGGCGTGGTGCCCGAAATCGCGGCGCGCAGCCACGTCGAGATGATCGCCGAGGTCACCCGCCGCGCGATGGCCGAGGCCGATATGGGCTATGACGGGCTGGACGGAATCGCGGCGACCGCCGGGCCGGGTCTGGTCGGCGGGGTCATGGTGGGGCTCTGCTTCGGCAAGGCGGCGGCGCTGGCGCGCGGCCTGCCGCTAGTGGCGGTCAACCATCTTGAGGGCCATGCGGTGTCGGCCAGGCTGGGTGCGGAGGTGGCCTATCCCTTCCTGCTGCTGCTGGTGTCGGGCGGCCACTGCCAGCTTCTGGAGGTGCGCGGCGTCGGCGACATGAGCCGGATCGGCGCCACCATCGACGACGCGGCCGGCGAGGCCTTCGACAAGATCGCCAAGGCCTTGGGCCTGGGGTATCCGGGCGGGCCGGCGCTAGAGCGGCTGGCTATGCAGGGCGACGGGTCCAGGATCGATCTGCCGCGCGCCCTTCTGGGCCGCAAGGATTGCGACTTCTCGTTCTCGGGGCTGAAGACGGCGGCCTTCCGCATCGCCCAGACCTGCGAGACCGAGCAGCATAAGGCCGATCTGGCCGATGCGGTGCAAAACGCCATCGCGCGCCAGCTGTCGGATCGGTCTGAGCGAGCCTTGGCGGCCTATGCGGAGACGCATGACCACCGTCTGTTCGTGGTGGCAGGCGGGGTCGCGGCCAACAAGACCATCCGCGCGACCTTGCAGGCGACGGCGGCGAAATACGGCTTCGACTTCCTGGCGCCGCCCATGGCCTATTGCACCGACAATGCGGCGATGATCGCCCTGGCGGGGGCGGAACGGCTGGCGCTGGGCCTGACCAGCGACATTGACGTCGTCGCCCGGCCGCGATGGCCGCTGGACGAAGCGCGCGCCCTGTCCGATCCTTCGCACAAGCCGGGCCGCAAGGGCGCCAAGGCGTGA